The following DNA comes from Methanothermus fervidus DSM 2088.
TTTTTAATAAATATTTCAAAACATTGTTGAAGGAAGGAGTTTTTGTTCCACCGTCACAATTTGAGTGTTGTTTTATATCTGATGCTCATGACTACAAAATTCTTGATAATACACTTGAAAAAATTGAGACTTCTCTTAAAAAATTAAAAAATGAATAACATGGTTTCAATAGCTATTGGTGTTGGAAAAAATAAAAATGTAGAAAAAGCAGTTAAAAATGTAAATTTTGATGTTTTATTAGCCCATTCTGAAGATGAGCTAATTGAAATGATAGAAAATAATGAAGCCGATGCTTATGTAAGAGGTTCTTTATCTTCATCAATAATTCTCAAACTTAGAAAAATGGGTGAAATTCATAGAGCATCCCTAATAGAAACAAATGGAAAAAGATTCTTTTTAACACCAGTGGGGATCGATGAAGGTAGAACTCTCAAAGAAAAGCTTAAAATAATTAAAAAATGTTATAATTTTTTTAAAAAAATAAATTTAAAACCTAAGATAGCTATACTTTCAGGTGGTCGTAAGGAAGATGTGGGAAGGTCAATAGAAGTTGATAAATCCATAGAGGAAGGTGAAAAATTAGAAAAACTTGCAAAAGATATGGGTGCCAAACATTACTATATATTAATAGAGAAGGCAATAAAAGATGGATGTAATCTTGTCGTTGCACCAAATGGTATTTGTGGAAATTTAATTTTTAGGTCTTTAGTGTTAGTAGGTTCAGCTAAAAGTTATGGGGCAATTTCTTTGGGAATAGATCCAATATTTATAGATACATCAAGATCTCAAACTGTAGAAGGATATATGAGAGCTCTAAAATTTGCAAAATATCTTGCAACAAAATTTAAAAAGGAAGGACAATGTCATTAACAAAACCTATTTATAAACTTTATGAATGGCACTTAAAAAGAAATTTAGACAAAAACAAAATACCGAAGCATGTGGCTATAATTATGGATGGTAACAGACGATATGCTAGATTAATAGGTAGTAAAGATCCAACAATTGGTCACAAGAAGGGTGTTAAAACATTGGAAAAACTACTTGATTGGTGTATAGAACTTGGAATAAAGATTGTAACTGTTTATGCTTTTTCAACCGAAAATTTTAAAAGACCAAAACATGAAGTCAAAAAGCTAATGAAACTTTTCGAGGAAAATTTCAAAAGGATAAAAACTGATAAAAAAATTCATAAAAATAAAATAAGAGTAAAAGCTATTGGAAAATTAGAATTATTACCTAAAAATTTGAGGAAAGCTATAAAAGAAGCAGAAGAAGCTACAAAACATTACAAAGAAAGGTTGTTAAATGTTGCTATTGGTTATGATGGTCGCCAAGAAATTGTTGATGCAGTGAAAAAAATTGCTAAAAAAGTTAAAGAAGGTAAACTTTCACTAAATGAAATAAACGAAGAGGTTGTTGATAAACATCTTTATACAGCGGAAGTAGAGGATCCACAATTAATTATAAGGACTAGTGGAGAAGAAAGATTGAGTGGTTTCTTGCTATGGCAGTCCTCCTATTCTGAACTTTATTTCTGTGATAGTTTATGGCCAGAATTCAGGAAGGTAGATTTTTTGAGAGCTATAAGATCATATCAACAAAGAGAAAGAAGATTTGGTAGGTGAAAAAATTGATAGACATTCATTGCCATCTTGATTTCAAAAATTTCAATAAGGATCGTGAAGAAGTCATAAATCGTGCAAAAAAGAAATTGACAGCTGTTATTAATTCTGGAGCATCATATGAAGGTAATAAAAAAACTTTAAAACTTTCTAAAGAATATGAGGGATTCATATACCCAACACTTGGTTTTCATCCAACAAATAATGAGCCTATAGATAGAACCATCGAAGAAATAGAGAAAAATGTAGAGTATATAGTTGGTATTGGTGAAGTTGGAATGGACTTTTATCGTGTGGAAGATCCTGAAGAAAGAAAAAAACAAGAACATATTTTTAAAAAATTTATAGAGCTTTCAAATGAATATGAACTCCCTCTGGTTATTCATGCAAGAGAATGTGAAGATCGCGTGTTTGAAATAGTTAAGGAACTTAAAGATGATTCAAATGTTGTGTTTCATTGTTATAGTGGAAGTGTAGAGCTTGCTAAAAAAATATTAGAAGAAGGATATTATATTTCTGTTCCAACTCTTGTATGTTTTTCAAAACATCATCAAAATATTGTAAAAAATTTACCTCTGGAAAAAATTTTAACAGAGACTGATAGTCCATTTTTATCCCCTTATAGAGGTAAAAGAAACGAACCATCATTTGTTGAAGAAGCTGTTAAAAAAATAGCTGAACTAAAATCCGTGAGCATAGAAAAAGTAGATGAAATAACAGATAGAAATGCTAGAAAAGTTTTTAATATTGGGTGATCACTTGAGACCTTATGTGATTCTAAATGCTGCAATGACTCTTGATGGTAAAATTGCCACTAAAACCTATGACTCTAAAATTTCAGGTGAGGAGGATCTCATCAGAGTCCATAAATTAAGAAAAGAATGTGATGGAATAATGGTAGGTATAAATACTGTCATTATAGATGATCCAAGATTAACCGTGCATAAAATAAATTCGAAGCCATCTGATAACCCTGTGAGAGTTATTGCTGACAGTAGAGCAAGAACTCCATTGAATGCAAGAGTATTAAATAATGAAGCACCTACAGTAATCGCTGTTAGCGAGAAAGCTAAAAATGAAAAAGTTGAAAAGCTTAAAAAAAGAGCAAAAGTGTTAGTACTTGGAAAGGAAAGAGTTGACCTCGTGGCACTAATGGAAAAACTCAAAGACATGGGAATAAATAAATTAATGTTAGAAGGAGGATCTACATTAAATTTTTCCATGTTATCCAAAGGTTTAGTCGACGAGGTTAGAGTTTGTGTAGCTCCAATGATTGTTGGTGGTAAAGATGCAAAAACCTTAGTTGATGGACCTGGCTTTGAAAAAATGGATGAAGCAATAAAATTAAAATTAAAGAAATATTATACACTTGGTAAAGATTTAATTTTAGAATATAAAGTTATCTATTGATTATTCTTTTCGGATATTTATCTAAAGCTTTTTTTGCAATTTTTTTTGGTAATCCTGAGCCTATTGCTAATTTATAAGCAAAATTGTAATCTATGAGATCTTCAGGTGAATGTGCATCACTGTTAACAACAACGGGAATATCTAACTCCATTGCTATTTTTGCAACATGACCATTTGATAAACAATGTCCAGCCCTAGAGGTTATTTCAAGTGCCACATCATTTTCTTTGGCTATTTCAGCATCTTCATAGCTTATTAATCCTGGATGTGCTAATATGTCAACTTCAGGACATTCCACCGCAGCATGGTTTGTGCCCTTTGCAACAGGTTCAACTAAAGATTCTCCATGAACTAATATTATTTCTGCGCCTAAATTTCTGGCTTTATTTGCTAATTTTTCTATCACTTCTGGAGGTACATGTGTTATCTCTACACCAGGAATAACTTTAATTTCCCAATTTTCTTCGATGTCATCTACAACTCTAATAATATTCTCAACACAATATATATTTGAGTGATCAACATGATCTGTTATTGCAATAGCTTCATGTCCTAAAAATTTTGCGCGACGGGCTATTTCCGAAGGTATAAGATCTCCATCACTAAATATACTATGAATATGCAAGTCTATCCTCTTCATTTAATTCCCTCCTAAAAAGTGATTAACATGGTTTCGGTATTTGTCCCATCTCATATAACAGGATTTTTCCAAGTGGTAGATCATAATAATCCTCTCAAAAAAGGGTCAAGAGGTGCTGGTATAGTAATAAATAGAGGAGTGACAACTACAGTAAAGTCTTCTAATAAGACTAAGATAGATGGTTTGGAGATAATTGCTAAAAAAGTTATTGAAGTAATGAAAAGATATTACAACATTGGAAATATTAAAGTTAAACATGAGATTGACGTACCTATTGGATGTGGATTAGGAGTTTCAGGTGCATGTGCTTTAGGCACTGCCATTGGAATTGCTAAAGAATTAAAATTACCTATAACTCTCAACCAAGCAGCTGATTTCGCACATTTAGCAGAAGTTGAGCTCAAAACAGGTTTGGGGGACGTTATTGCAGAGTTGTCTGGCGGGTTAGTTATAAGAACTAGAGAAGGTGCTCCTAGTTATGGAAAAATAGATAAAATAATTGTTCCATCACTTTATGTTATAATAAAGGTATTGGATAAGATAAATACACCTGCTATTTTAAAAGATAAGTTATATTTAGAAAAAATAAACAAGATTGGGGAAAAAATGTTGAAGAAGATATTGATACAACCTTCACTAAAAAATTTTCTAAATTTATCTTCTAACTTTTCTAAAAAGATATCTATAGTGACACCTGAAATTAAAGATATAATGGATATTATGAATGAAGAAACAATTGGGTCTTCTGTAGCAATGTTAGGTAAAACAATATTTGGAATATCTGAAACTCCAGAAACTTCATTAGATGATGTAATAATTGCAAAAATTGATTTTACTGGCGCTAGAATCTTATAATAATAAATCCTGGGGGCAAATCCTATGATAGGTAAAAAAATTAGGATGGAACGAATATTTGATAGAGAAAGTAAAAAAACTGTTATAGTACCCATGGACCATGGAGTGTCTCTTGGTCCAATAAAGGGCCTAAAAAACATGCCTAAAATAATAGATGAAGTAGCAAATGGGGGAGCAAATGCTGTATTATTACACAAAGGCATGGTTGAAGCTGGTCACAGAGGATATGGAAGAGATATTGGACTTATAGTGCATCTTTCAGCTAGTACTTCTTTAGGACCAGATCCAAACCACAAAGTACTTGTAACAACTGTTGAGGAAGCTATAAAGCTTGGAGCTGATGCAGTATCAGTACATGTCAATGTAGGATCTGAAGAGGAAGCAGAAATGTTAACAAAATTAGGCATGGTTGCTGAAGCATGTAGAGAATGGTCAATGCCATTATTATCTATGATGTATCCTAGAGGCAAAAAAATTGAAAATGAGCACGATGTTGAAGTTGTTAAATTAGCTGCTCGTGTTGGAGCTGAATTAGGATCAGATGTTGTAAAAACAAATTATACAGGAGATCCAGATAGCTTCAAAGAAGTTGTAAAGGGTTGTCCAGTGCCAGTGGTTATTGCAGGAGGACCCAAAGTTGAAACAGAAGAAGAATTTTTAGAAATGGTAAAAGGTGCTATAGAAGCAGGAGCATCTGGAGTTGCAATTGGTAGAAATATATTCCAAGCAGAATCTCCTGAAAAGATGACAAAAGCTGTTTCTGCAATAGTACATAAAAACTTTGATGTAGAAGAAGCATTGGAAATTTTAAAGGAGTAAATGAAAATGAAGTTCATATGGTTACTTTTGCCTAAAGGGGACTGGGAATACAAAAAGAAATTTGTAACAACAGCCTTAGAATCAGGAATTGATCATATAGTGGACTTTAGTAACGATATCGACAAAATTAAAAAACTTGGTAATATTAAAGTTATATCAAATAGAGAAAATGCGGACATATTTTTAATTGGTAAAAATGGAGAAGGAAATGGTACATTGTCTGTTCCTAGTGATGCTAAAGAATCTAAAGATATTGCAACTGCTACGAGTTTTAAGAAAAAGGGAAAAGTTACTGCTGCATATGTAGAGGTAACTAGTAAAAAACATGAAAAATTAGCTAGAAACATTGGGAAAGTTGTGGATTATGTAATATTGGTTGGCAAAGATTGGAAGGTAATACCTCTAGAAAATGTAATAGCAGATTTACAGGGTGAAAAAGCAAAAATAATTGCGGCAGTTTCAGACGTTGATGAAGCAAAAGTGGCATTGGAAACATTGGAACATGGAGCTGATGGTATATTAATACAGCCATCAAAACTATCTGAAATAAAAGAATTTGTAAAAGTGGTTGAAGACATTGAAGCAAAGAGATATGATCTCAAAACAGCTAAGATAACTAAGATAAAACCTGTGGGATCTGGTGACAGAGTATGTATAGATACGTGTTCATTGATGAATATTGGTGAAGGAATGCTTGTTGGATCTTATTCTCATGGATTTTTCTTAGTTCATAGTGAAACTCTTGAAAGTGAATATGTTGAGGCAAGACCTTTCAGAGTAAATGCAGGGCCAGTGCATGCATATATAATGATGCCTAACCACAAAACCAAATATCTTTCAGAATTAAAAAGTGGCGATGAGGTCTTAATTGTTGACAGTAAAGGCAATGGAAGAAAAGCTATTGTAGGCAGAGTAAAAATCGAGAAAAGACCTTTATTGCTTATAGAAGCTGAGTGTGAAGGTATGAAAATTGCAACTTTACTTCAAAATGCAGAAACAATTAGACTTGTAAATGAAAAAGGTAAGCCAGTGTCAGTTTCAGAGTTAAAAGAAGGTGATAAAGTATTAGTTCATATAGAAGAAAGCGCCAGACATTTTGGAATGGCTATAAAAGAAAGTATAATTGAGAAATAGGTGATAAGTTGAGAACTTTTTTAGCTATTGATCTCGATTCAGAGTTACATCAAAAAGTAATTGAAATTCAGAAAAAATTAAAGGAAACTAAAGCAGACATAAAATTTGTAACACCTGAAAATTTACATTTTACACTTAAATTTTTTGGTAATATTGATGAAAAACAATTAAATGAAATATCAAATATTGTTAAAAAGAGTATAGAAGATTTTCATGAGTTTGAATTGCATCTGAAAGGCATTGGAGTTTTTCCAAATAAAAAATATATTCGTGTCATTTGGATTGGTGTAGACAATCCTGAATATTTCATCAAGTTACAGAAAAAATTAGACATTGAATTTAATAAAATAGGTTTTGATTTGGAAAGAGATTACGTTCCTCATTTAACCATTGGCAGGGTAAAAACTGCAAGAAATAAAGATAGATTAATCAAAAAAATAAATGAATTAGAAAATGTAACTGTAGGTTCGATGAAAGTTAAAGAATTATCTCTCAAAAAAAGTATATTGAGGCCTGAAGGTCCAAAGTACAAAGACTTACAAATATTCACTCTTAGTAAGTGATACTATGAAGTACAGAGAAATATTGGATGAAATAAAACCTAAAAAGTCTGAAAAGGAAAAAATAGAAACGCTTTGCAAAACATTAATTGACAATATTAATGACATTGCCAAGAAAGAAAACATACCTGTTGAGGCAACACTTGTAGGTTCTGTTGCAAAAGGCACATGGCTTTCTGGAAAAGCAGATATAGATATTTTTCTACCATTTCCATTAACTACACCAGAAGATGAACTCAGAGAAAAAGGCTTATATCTAGGACATGAATGCATAAAAAAAGTTGGGGGAAAAGCTGAAGAAAAATATGCTGCACATCCATATGTTACTGGTCATATACAGGGATATGAAGTTGATTTTGTACCATGTTATAAAATAAAAGATGCTAATCAACTTAGATCAGCCGTAGATCGAACACTATTACATACAAAATATATACAAGAAAATTTAGATGAAGAGAAGAAAGATGAAGTGTTGTTGCTAAAAAAATTTATGGAAGGAATTGAAACCTATGGTTCAGAATTTAAAGTTGGTGGTTTTTCAGGTTATTTATGCGAACTTTTAATCCTTTATTATGATTCATTTGAAAATGTTTTAAAGGCTGCCAGTAATGAATGGAGACCTGGTTATGTTATAGATATAGAAAATTATGGAACTTCAAGGAAATTTAGAGATCCTTTAATAGTTATAGATCCTGTTGATAAAAATAGAAATGTTGCCTCTGCATTAACAATGCAAAAAATGACTGAATTTATAGTTGCAGCTAGAAATTTCCTTGAAAATCCAAAAAAAGATTACTTTTACCCTGTGAAACTTAAAGTTTCAAAAGAAGAATTAAAAAAAGAAATTAAAAAAAGAGGAAGTAGGATAGTTGCAGTTATCTTTAAACATCCAAAATTACCTGCAGACACACTTTATCCACAATTGAAAAAAACAGAAATGTCCATTAAGAAGCATTTAAACAAAGAAGGATTTAAAGTGCTTAGAAGTGGACACTGGAGTAATGAAGAAGATTTAGGATTTTTAATATTTGAATTTGAAGTTTGGAGATTACCTAAATATAAAAAACATTTTGGTCCGAAATTTTGGATAAAAAAACATTATTACAGGTTTTTAAGAAAATATGGTAAAGAAAATGTGTGGGTAGAGAAAGACAGAGTTGTATCAAGAAGGGAAAGGAAAAATTACAAAGTAGAATCTTATATAAAAGAATTATTAAAAAGTGGAAAAATAAGAGTAGGTAAAGACATTAAAAATTATGTTAGTAAATCCAAGGTAATGAATGAAACAGAATTCTTAGATTATGTGCCAAAACAATCTTTAGAATTTCTAAAAAAATTTTTAAATCCAGGCATACATTTATGGAGATAGAGGGGCAATGAAATTCAGAGAAATCAGTGAAGAAGAAAGAAGGAGATATTATAGACATTGGAGTGTAAAAAAAGTACCTAAATTTATAATAAAATCTCTAAAATTTAGAGAATTTGCTTTTGATCATGATGGAAGTGGTCCTAGCGATAGATACCGTAGCTTTAAAAATAAGAGAAAGTTAGAGAAATTCATCAAAATTAGGGCACCTTATGCTATATATTCTTCAGTAGCATTCTATGAGAAACCTCATAAAAGAGAAGGTTGGAAAGGGGCAGAACTTGTTTTTGATATAGATGCAAAAGATTTGCCTATTAAAAAATGTAAATGTAAAAATGCATGTGAAATTTGTTTAGAACAGGCAAAAGACATTGTTAAAATAATAAACAGTATATTAAGGAATGATTTTGGATTAGAAAAAATTCATATTATTTATTCTGGTCGTGGATACCATATTCGTGTTCTTGATAAAGATGTTTTGGAATTGGATAGTGAAGTGAGGCGTGAGATATTAAAATATGTTGTTGGTTGGGATGATCCAGGCAGCGATGTATTTTTCACAATACCAATAGGTTATCCCAAAGTATTTACAAAGTGGATGAAATATATTTTTTTAAATATTGATGAGAATTCCAAAGTTGAGGGAATATCACGCTATACCTTAAGAAAAATTAGGAAAAATAGAGAAAAAATTAAAAAAAATGAATTTGGTAAACTTAGAATCAATTTAAAAAGATTGATAGATCCTATAAGAAATATAAATTCAAAACTTGTTGATACAAAAGTCACAATTGATGTTAATAGGATCCTCAGATTACCTGGAAGTGTTCATTCAAAAGTTGGAGCAGTGTGTACAGAAGTCAATAGCTTAGATGACTTTAATCCAGAGGAGTGTTTAATATGAAAATATTTTTCATTGATCCATTGAGTAAAGAAGGTAAAGAAATAATTAGGCAAGATGATTCTCTAGATAATTTATTTGATAAACAAAGTATTGGGTACAGTTATGCTGACATTGGATTGGCTAGATTAAAATGGTATTTTAATAAAAATTTCAGAGAATATGAATTTTTGTTTGATGAAAATATTGCAGAGTATGATGTAAAAGCTTTCTATGCATTGGCTCAGGCAATTGCAATAAAATTTGGGTCTAGTTCTCGTGAATCACGAATATTAATAGATTCACAAAAAGAACTAACTAAAGAAAGATTAAAATTATATCCCAGGTTAGAGGAAAAATTCATTGAAAAATTTGGAGACATTGTCAAGTGGACAGAATTAAAAGATGCCATAAAATATGGTAATATACGGTTTAAAGATTTATTGCTAGATGAAGGTAAAGTAATTTTAAGTGAAAAAAAATTTCAGGAAAAATTTGGAAAAAGATTTAAAAATAGAGATATTGGAAGGTTTTATAGGAAAATTGTAGGAAATAAACTAAAAGATATTATTTCAGGAATAGTCGCTGCAAAAGTCAAAAAATATATTAACAAAGTTTATGAGAAGGTTAAATCTCAAGAAATTAAACCACATCCTAATATCAAAAAGATTGCAAAAGAAATATCTAGGATAACCACACGTCCCTCAAACATTGTTATAAAGCCAATGAAAAAATCTCCACTGGATCCTAATGCATTTCCACCTTGTATAAAAAAAGCATTACAGGGTGTAAAATCAGGCTTAAGAAATTATGCCATAGTTACACTTTTAACACCTTTTCTTTCACGTGCAAGACTTTGTCCAACGCTTTCTGGAAAGCGTAACTTAAAGATCTCTGATTATGATCCTAAGTTGAATATATTAAAAAATGAGATACTTCCAATGATTTATAAAGCTGCAGAGAGATGTGACCCTCCTCTTTTTGAAGACGATCCACAAGAAAAACGTAATATAATTGCTAAATTAGGTTTTGGACTTCATGAGGAACCTCATCTTGAAAATGAAGGGGAAAGCGAATGGTATTCTCCAATGAATTGTGATAAAATTCAAATATATGCTCCTGAATTATGTGATCCTGATGAAACATGTAAAAAAGTCAACAATCCTCTAGTATATTATTTAAAAAAGAAAGGAGGGGATTAGTTTGAAAATTTTTGTAACTTGTGCACTGCCATATGCAAATGGTCCATTACATCTTGGTCATTTACGATCAACCTATATTCCAGCAGACATATATTCAAGATATCAACGTATGGTTGGAAATGATGTATTATTTGTTTGTGCAACAGATGAACATGGGACTCCAATAGCAGTTAAGGCAGAAAAAGAAGGAAAAGATCCATTAGAAATAACAACAAAATATTATAAGAAAATAAAATCAGATTTAGATAAATGTGATATTTCATTTGATAATTTTTCAAGGACTAGCAGCGATATTCATTATAAAGTTGCACAAAATTTTTTCTTGAAATTGTATAAGAAAGGATACATTTATGAAAAAGAAATAAAACAATTCTATTGTACGAATTGTAAAAGGTTTTTACCTGATAGATATGTGGAAGGTATTTGTCCATACTGTGATTCTGAAGGTGCAAGAGGAGACCATTGTGAAGTATGTGGTAGACATCTAGAAGTTTTAGAACTTATAAAACCACGGTGTATATTATGTTCTGGAGAACCTGAAATAAGGAAATCAAAACATTATTTTTTTAAATTATCAAAATTTCAGAAGAAATTGAAGGAATGGGTTGAAAATAATGAAGAATTACCATCAAATGTCAAAAATTATACATTAGAATGGCTAAAGGAAGGATTAAATGATTGGATAATGACAAGAGATATGAAATGGGGAGTACCAGTTCCTCTTGAAGATGCTGAAGGAAAAGTTATATATGTTTGGGGGGAAGCATTCCTTGGATATATTTCCTCAGCTATTGAGTGGTCAAAGAAAAATAAAAAAGATTGGAAAGAATATTGGGACAGTGGGGCCATACATTTCATTGGAAAAGATATAATATATCACCACACAATCTTTTGGCCTGCTATGTTAATGGCCTATGGTTGTAAACTTCCAAGGACTGTGATAGCTGGTGAATATTTATCATTAGAAGGAAAAAAGATGTCTACAAGTAAAAATTGGGTGGTTTGGGTCTCAGATTTTTTAAAGAGATTTGATTCCGATCTTTTAAGGTATTATTTAACAATTAATGCTCCATTAACAAGAGACACAGATTTCTCTTGGGATGATTTCCAGAGAAGAGTAAATGATGAGCTTGCTGACATCCTTGGAAATTTCATCCATAGAGCTCTAATGTTCACTTATAGATTTTTTGATGCAAAAATACCAGAACCTTCAGAGTTTGGAGAGAAAGATATTGAATTTGAAGAAAGGATAAAAGAATCTCCAAAAATTGTTGGAAATTTCATAGAAAATTTTAAATTTAGAGATGGATTAATAGAGATAATGAAATTAGCAAGAGATGGTAATAAATACTTTAATGATCAAGAGCCGTGGAAAACATTCAAAGAAAATAAATATAAGGCTGCAACTTGCATATATTTATGTGACCAGGCTGTAAAAGCTATTGGAGTCTTAATAAAACCATATTTACCAAAAACTTCTTCAAATATTTTAAGCATGCTGAATCTAGATGATAATGTAAGATGGGAAGATGCAAATGAATTTATAGAGCCAAATCATAAAATAAATAAACCTAAACCATTATTTTCAAAAATAAAATCAGAAGTAATTGAGAAAGAAAAAACCAAATTAAAAGAAAAGGTAAAAAATGAATGAAGAAGGATTAATAAGCAGAACAGAAAGATTACTTTCGGAAATAAAAAAAAGTAGCATTAAGGTAGATGACTTAAGGTCTTATGATAAAGCTTTTAAAATTTATAGAAAATTAAAGAGTACTCTTAATAAGCTTGAAAAAATTAAAAAAACAATGGAACTAAAGGGTTATAGAAGTCCATATAGGTCCATAGCTAAATATTCAACTTACATTGAAGAACCTATTCATGAAGAGCCACATGAAATGGCTAGACATGCTAGATATTTCAGAATAAAAGCT
Coding sequences within:
- a CDS encoding methanogen marker protein 4 (COGs: COG4002 phosphotransacetylase~InterPro IPR016764~KEGG: mth:MTH231 hypothetical protein~SPTR: O26333 Uncharacterized methyltransferase MTH_231~TIGRFAM: methanogen marker protein 4~TIGRFAM: putative methanogen marker protein 4), coding for MVSIAIGVGKNKNVEKAVKNVNFDVLLAHSEDELIEMIENNEADAYVRGSLSSSIILKLRKMGEIHRASLIETNGKRFFLTPVGIDEGRTLKEKLKIIKKCYNFFKKINLKPKIAILSGGRKEDVGRSIEVDKSIEEGEKLEKLAKDMGAKHYYILIEKAIKDGCNLVVAPNGICGNLIFRSLVLVGSAKSYGAISLGIDPIFIDTSRSQTVEGYMRALKFAKYLATKFKKEGQCH
- a CDS encoding Undecaprenyl pyrophosphate synthetase (COGs: COG0020 Undecaprenyl pyrophosphate synthase~InterPro IPR001441~KEGG: mth:MTH232 hypothetical protein~PFAM: Di-trans-poly-cis-decaprenylcistransferase~PRIAM: Di-trans,poly-cis-decaprenylcistransferase~SPTR: O26334 Undecaprenyl pyrophosphate synthetase~TIGRFAM: undecaprenyl diphosphate synthase~PFAM: Putative undecaprenyl diphosphate synthase~TIGRFAM: undecaprenyl diphosphate synthase), whose protein sequence is MSLTKPIYKLYEWHLKRNLDKNKIPKHVAIIMDGNRRYARLIGSKDPTIGHKKGVKTLEKLLDWCIELGIKIVTVYAFSTENFKRPKHEVKKLMKLFEENFKRIKTDKKIHKNKIRVKAIGKLELLPKNLRKAIKEAEEATKHYKERLLNVAIGYDGRQEIVDAVKKIAKKVKEGKLSLNEINEEVVDKHLYTAEVEDPQLIIRTSGEERLSGFLLWQSSYSELYFCDSLWPEFRKVDFLRAIRSYQQRERRFGR
- a CDS encoding hydrolase, TatD family (COGs: COG0084 Mg-dependent DNase~InterPro IPR012278: IPR015991: IPR001130~KEGG: mth:MTH233 hypothetical protein~PFAM: TatD-related deoxyribonuclease~SPTR: O26335 Conserved protein~TIGRFAM: hydrolase, TatD family~PFAM: TatD related DNase~TIGRFAM: hydrolase, TatD family) — encoded protein: MIDIHCHLDFKNFNKDREEVINRAKKKLTAVINSGASYEGNKKTLKLSKEYEGFIYPTLGFHPTNNEPIDRTIEEIEKNVEYIVGIGEVGMDFYRVEDPEERKKQEHIFKKFIELSNEYELPLVIHARECEDRVFEIVKELKDDSNVVFHCYSGSVELAKKILEEGYYISVPTLVCFSKHHQNIVKNLPLEKILTETDSPFLSPYRGKRNEPSFVEEAVKKIAELKSVSIEKVDEITDRNARKVFNIG
- a CDS encoding 2,5-diamino-6-(5-phosphoribosylamino)pyrimidin-4(3H)-one reductase (COGs: COG1985 Pyrimidine reductase riboflavin biosynthesis~InterPro IPR011549: IPR006401: IPR002734~KEGG: mth:MTH235 5-amino-6-(5-phosphoribosylamino)uracil reductase~PFAM: bifunctional deaminase-reductase domain protein~PRIAM: 5-amino-6-(5-phosphoribosylamino)uracil reductase~SPTR: O26337 Putative 5-amino-6-(5-phosphoribosylamino)uracil reductase~TIGRFAM:2,5-diamino-6-hydroxy-4-(5-phosphoribosylam ino)pyrimidine1-reductase~PFAM: RibD C-terminal domain~TIGRFAM: riboflavin-specific deaminase C-terminal domain; 2,5-diamino-6-hydroxy-4-(5-phosphoribosylamino)pyrimidine 1'-reductase, archaeal), with translation MLEKFLILGDHLRPYVILNAAMTLDGKIATKTYDSKISGEEDLIRVHKLRKECDGIMVGINTVIIDDPRLTVHKINSKPSDNPVRVIADSRARTPLNARVLNNEAPTVIAVSEKAKNEKVEKLKKRAKVLVLGKERVDLVALMEKLKDMGINKLMLEGGSTLNFSMLSKGLVDEVRVCVAPMIVGGKDAKTLVDGPGFEKMDEAIKLKLKKYYTLGKDLILEYKVIY
- a CDS encoding PHP domain protein (COGs: COG1387 Histidinol phosphatase and related hydrolase of the PHP family~InterPro IPR003141: IPR016195: IPR004013~KEGG: mst:Msp_1186 hypothetical protein~PFAM: PHP domain protein~SMART: phosphoesterase PHP domain protein~SPTR: Q2NF36 Predicted hydrolase~PFAM: PHP domain), whose protein sequence is MKRIDLHIHSIFSDGDLIPSEIARRAKFLGHEAIAITDHVDHSNIYCVENIIRVVDDIEENWEIKVIPGVEITHVPPEVIEKLANKARNLGAEIILVHGESLVEPVAKGTNHAAVECPEVDILAHPGLISYEDAEIAKENDVALEITSRAGHCLSNGHVAKIAMELDIPVVVNSDAHSPEDLIDYNFAYKLAIGSGLPKKIAKKALDKYPKRIINR